The following proteins are co-located in the Manihot esculenta cultivar AM560-2 chromosome 9, M.esculenta_v8, whole genome shotgun sequence genome:
- the LOC110622769 gene encoding putative receptor protein kinase ZmPK1 isoform X2: MRMETSASPSFTSFFVVAFSLFFSSSFSEARNFLPRGSSLSVEHHSDILVSPNRTFTCGFYWIGDNAYSFSVWFTNSKERTVVWMANRDRPVNGRGSRISLRRNGAMVLTDVDGSTIWETNTTSTDVSGAEVLDSGNLVLKDPRGKIIWQSFDFPTDTLLPNQFFTKSTKLISSIYWPNPDFKVFASGRTNYNGSRIAVFDEMGNFLSSDQLQFSASDMGFGILRRLTMDFDGNLRLYSLNNETGLWETTWEAMLEQCKVHGICGRNAICVYTPEPKCSCPPGYEVTEHGNWNKGCKPKFTIENCSQEWRFVQVPQVDFYGFDLNYSQSISRDSCLKLCLEDCRCAAFSYRVSGEGLCFTKSALFNGYKSPNFPGSIYMKLPASVGRFESAILNGTNPICKSNDSTLMMGSSSMYDTIGKKVKWAYLYWFASSIGVIEILFIVSVWWLALGIHDVPESLAEGYRAITSQFRKFSYSELKRATKNFKEELGRGGSGAVYKGILADERAVAVKRLAGLSYQGEDVFWAEVSTIGKINHMNLVRMWGFCSEANHRLLVYEYLENQSLDKHLFSPSSIPWKQRFKVALGTAKGLAYLHHECLEWVIHCDVKPENILLDTEFEAKISDFGLAKLSQRGDNNSEFSRIRGTKGYMAPEWALNFPITAKVDVYSYGVVILEMVRGIRLSNFIMEDGEAQESELTRFVRLVKRKIECGEESWIEEAVDRRLNGEYCRRQVVKMVEVGIRCAEEDRDKRPTMDSVVQALLECEDESKIRSPDDQ; encoded by the exons ATGAGAATGGAGACTTCAGCATCACCAAGTTTTACTTCTTTCTTCGTCGTTGCTTTTTCTCtgttcttttcttcttcattttctgaAGCCAGAAACTTTCTTCCTAGAGGTTCCTCTCTATCTGTAGAGCATCATTCAGACATCCTCGTCTCACCAAATAGAACTTTCACTTGTGGGTTCTATTGGATAGGAGATAATGCTTATTCCTTCTCTGTTTGGTTCACAAATTCTAAGGAGAGGACTGTTGTCTGGATGGCTAACAGAGACAGACCTGTAAATGGTCGGGGCTCAAGAATTTCTCTGCGACGAAACGGTGCCATGGTCTTAACTGATGTTGATGGCTCCACCATATGGGAGACCAACACAACTTCTACTGATGTTAGCGGAGCAGAGGTTTTGGATTCTGGGAACCTTGTTCTTAAAGATCCTCGTGGTAAAATTATATGGCAAAGCTTTGATTTTCCTACTGATACACTTCTTCCAAACCAGTTCTTCACAAAGAGCACAAAGTTGATTTCTAG CATTTACTGGCCAAATCCAGATTTCAAAGTGTTTGCAAGTGGTCGAACAAATTATAATGGTAGCAGAATTGCTGTTTTTGACGAAATGGGTAACTTTCTATCAAGCGATCAGTTGCAATTCAGCGCTTCCGACATGGGTTTTGGGATTCTCAGGAGACTAACCATGGATTTCGATGGGAATCTCAGGCTTTACAGCCTTAACAATGAGACAGGATTATGGGAGACAACATGGGAAGCTATGTTGGAGCAATGCAAAGTGCATGGAATCTGTGGGAGAAACGCAATTTGTGTGTACACACCAGAGCCAaagtgttcatgtcctcctggCTACGAGGTCACCGAGCATGGCAATTGGAATAAAGGTTGCAAACCCAAATTCACCATTGAAAACTGTTCGCAGGAGTGGAGATTTGTGCAAGTTCCGCAGGTGGATTTTTATGGATTTGATCTCAATTATTCTCAATCTATTTCAAGAGACTCTTGTTTAAAACTCTGCTTGGAAGATTGCCGATGCGCAGCATTCAGTTACAGAGTATCAGGGGAAGGACTCTGTTTCACAAAAAGTGCACTTTTCAATGGTTACAAATCTCCAAATTTTCCAGGAAGTATATATATGAAATTACCAGCGAGTGTGGGGAGATTTGAATCAGCAATTCTCAATGGAACAAATCCCATTTGCAAGTCTAATGATTCAACACTCATGATGGGTTCATCTTCTATGTATGACACTATCGGTAAGAAAGTGAAATGGGCTTATCTCTACTGGTTTGCTTCTTCAATTGGCGTCATTGAAATACTCTTCATAGTATCAGTTTGGTGGTTGGCTCTTGGAATCCATGACGTCCCAGAATCTTTAGCAGAAGGCTATCGCGCAATAACAAGCCAATTCAGGAAGTTCAGTTACAGTGAGCTGAAGAGAGCAACCAAGAACTTCAAGGAAGAGCTTGGAAGAGGAGGCTCTGGAGCTGTATACAAAGGAATTTTAGCAGATGAAAGAGCAGTGGCTGTGAAGAGATTGGCAGGATTATCATATCAAGGAGAAGATGTGTTCTGGGCAGAAGTGAGCACCATTGGAAAAATCAATCATATGAACTTGGTAAGAATGTGGGGATTTTGTTCAGAGGCCAATCACAGACTCCTAGTCTACGAGTACCTGGAAAATCAATCCCTGGACAAGCATCTCTTCTCTCCAAGCTCTATTCCATGGAAACAAAGATTCAAAGTTGCTTTAGGGACAGCTAAAGGCTTAGCATATCTTCACCATGAGTGTCTCGAATGGGTAATACATTGCGATGTGAAGCCTGAAAATATACTCTTAGACACTGAATTTGAGGCCAAGATTTCAGATTTTGGACTTGCAAAACTATCCCAAAGAGGTGACAACAACTCTGAATTCTCTCGTATTCGAGGAACAAAAGGGTACATGGCTCCTGAATGGGCTTTAAATTTTCCAATAACAGCAAAAGTTGATGTTTATAGCTATGGAGTTGTGATCCTGGAAATGGTGAGAGGGATCAggctttcaaattttattatggAGGATGGTGAGGCTCAAGAATCAGAGTTGACGAGATTTGTGAGATTGGTGAAGAGGAAAATTGAATGTGGAGAAGAGTCGTGGATTGAGGAAGCAGTAGATCGAAGGTTAAATGGGGAATATTGCAGAAGACAAGTAGTGAAAATGGTAGAAGTTGGGATTCGTTGCGCAGAAGAAGACAGAGATAAGAGACCAACCATGGATTCTGTAGTTCAAGCTTTATTGGAATGTGAAGATGAGTCTAAAATCCGATCCCCAGATGATCAGTAA
- the LOC110622769 gene encoding putative receptor protein kinase ZmPK1 isoform X1: MRMETSASPSFTSFFVVAFSLFFSSSFSEARNFLPRGSSLSVEHHSDILVSPNRTFTCGFYWIGDNAYSFSVWFTNSKERTVVWMANRDRPVNGRGSRISLRRNGAMVLTDVDGSTIWETNTTSTDVSGAEVLDSGNLVLKDPRGKIIWQSFDFPTDTLLPNQFFTKSTKLISRLGPGMYSSGYFSFFFDNNNVLTLMYDGPDISSIYWPNPDFKVFASGRTNYNGSRIAVFDEMGNFLSSDQLQFSASDMGFGILRRLTMDFDGNLRLYSLNNETGLWETTWEAMLEQCKVHGICGRNAICVYTPEPKCSCPPGYEVTEHGNWNKGCKPKFTIENCSQEWRFVQVPQVDFYGFDLNYSQSISRDSCLKLCLEDCRCAAFSYRVSGEGLCFTKSALFNGYKSPNFPGSIYMKLPASVGRFESAILNGTNPICKSNDSTLMMGSSSMYDTIGKKVKWAYLYWFASSIGVIEILFIVSVWWLALGIHDVPESLAEGYRAITSQFRKFSYSELKRATKNFKEELGRGGSGAVYKGILADERAVAVKRLAGLSYQGEDVFWAEVSTIGKINHMNLVRMWGFCSEANHRLLVYEYLENQSLDKHLFSPSSIPWKQRFKVALGTAKGLAYLHHECLEWVIHCDVKPENILLDTEFEAKISDFGLAKLSQRGDNNSEFSRIRGTKGYMAPEWALNFPITAKVDVYSYGVVILEMVRGIRLSNFIMEDGEAQESELTRFVRLVKRKIECGEESWIEEAVDRRLNGEYCRRQVVKMVEVGIRCAEEDRDKRPTMDSVVQALLECEDESKIRSPDDQ; this comes from the coding sequence ATGAGAATGGAGACTTCAGCATCACCAAGTTTTACTTCTTTCTTCGTCGTTGCTTTTTCTCtgttcttttcttcttcattttctgaAGCCAGAAACTTTCTTCCTAGAGGTTCCTCTCTATCTGTAGAGCATCATTCAGACATCCTCGTCTCACCAAATAGAACTTTCACTTGTGGGTTCTATTGGATAGGAGATAATGCTTATTCCTTCTCTGTTTGGTTCACAAATTCTAAGGAGAGGACTGTTGTCTGGATGGCTAACAGAGACAGACCTGTAAATGGTCGGGGCTCAAGAATTTCTCTGCGACGAAACGGTGCCATGGTCTTAACTGATGTTGATGGCTCCACCATATGGGAGACCAACACAACTTCTACTGATGTTAGCGGAGCAGAGGTTTTGGATTCTGGGAACCTTGTTCTTAAAGATCCTCGTGGTAAAATTATATGGCAAAGCTTTGATTTTCCTACTGATACACTTCTTCCAAACCAGTTCTTCACAAAGAGCACAAAGTTGATTTCTAGGTTGGGTCCAGGGATGTATTCTTCTGGGTATTTTAGTTTCTTTTTCGATAATAATAATGTTCTAACATTGATGTATGATGGGCCTGATATTTCCAGCATTTACTGGCCAAATCCAGATTTCAAAGTGTTTGCAAGTGGTCGAACAAATTATAATGGTAGCAGAATTGCTGTTTTTGACGAAATGGGTAACTTTCTATCAAGCGATCAGTTGCAATTCAGCGCTTCCGACATGGGTTTTGGGATTCTCAGGAGACTAACCATGGATTTCGATGGGAATCTCAGGCTTTACAGCCTTAACAATGAGACAGGATTATGGGAGACAACATGGGAAGCTATGTTGGAGCAATGCAAAGTGCATGGAATCTGTGGGAGAAACGCAATTTGTGTGTACACACCAGAGCCAaagtgttcatgtcctcctggCTACGAGGTCACCGAGCATGGCAATTGGAATAAAGGTTGCAAACCCAAATTCACCATTGAAAACTGTTCGCAGGAGTGGAGATTTGTGCAAGTTCCGCAGGTGGATTTTTATGGATTTGATCTCAATTATTCTCAATCTATTTCAAGAGACTCTTGTTTAAAACTCTGCTTGGAAGATTGCCGATGCGCAGCATTCAGTTACAGAGTATCAGGGGAAGGACTCTGTTTCACAAAAAGTGCACTTTTCAATGGTTACAAATCTCCAAATTTTCCAGGAAGTATATATATGAAATTACCAGCGAGTGTGGGGAGATTTGAATCAGCAATTCTCAATGGAACAAATCCCATTTGCAAGTCTAATGATTCAACACTCATGATGGGTTCATCTTCTATGTATGACACTATCGGTAAGAAAGTGAAATGGGCTTATCTCTACTGGTTTGCTTCTTCAATTGGCGTCATTGAAATACTCTTCATAGTATCAGTTTGGTGGTTGGCTCTTGGAATCCATGACGTCCCAGAATCTTTAGCAGAAGGCTATCGCGCAATAACAAGCCAATTCAGGAAGTTCAGTTACAGTGAGCTGAAGAGAGCAACCAAGAACTTCAAGGAAGAGCTTGGAAGAGGAGGCTCTGGAGCTGTATACAAAGGAATTTTAGCAGATGAAAGAGCAGTGGCTGTGAAGAGATTGGCAGGATTATCATATCAAGGAGAAGATGTGTTCTGGGCAGAAGTGAGCACCATTGGAAAAATCAATCATATGAACTTGGTAAGAATGTGGGGATTTTGTTCAGAGGCCAATCACAGACTCCTAGTCTACGAGTACCTGGAAAATCAATCCCTGGACAAGCATCTCTTCTCTCCAAGCTCTATTCCATGGAAACAAAGATTCAAAGTTGCTTTAGGGACAGCTAAAGGCTTAGCATATCTTCACCATGAGTGTCTCGAATGGGTAATACATTGCGATGTGAAGCCTGAAAATATACTCTTAGACACTGAATTTGAGGCCAAGATTTCAGATTTTGGACTTGCAAAACTATCCCAAAGAGGTGACAACAACTCTGAATTCTCTCGTATTCGAGGAACAAAAGGGTACATGGCTCCTGAATGGGCTTTAAATTTTCCAATAACAGCAAAAGTTGATGTTTATAGCTATGGAGTTGTGATCCTGGAAATGGTGAGAGGGATCAggctttcaaattttattatggAGGATGGTGAGGCTCAAGAATCAGAGTTGACGAGATTTGTGAGATTGGTGAAGAGGAAAATTGAATGTGGAGAAGAGTCGTGGATTGAGGAAGCAGTAGATCGAAGGTTAAATGGGGAATATTGCAGAAGACAAGTAGTGAAAATGGTAGAAGTTGGGATTCGTTGCGCAGAAGAAGACAGAGATAAGAGACCAACCATGGATTCTGTAGTTCAAGCTTTATTGGAATGTGAAGATGAGTCTAAAATCCGATCCCCAGATGATCAGTAA
- the LOC110622770 gene encoding protein RETICULATA, chloroplastic encodes MAACASSFGLSNGLNFQNEVFMRSWKSILHNDVGFKTLVTFHVRVRHVYVKKQRFLVWNSQKLPETQSDIGNTSVVKNEGVESVVGNDVKILEKGNELETDAGGDGGDSFDGSGGNGKYPSGGSGGGSGSGSGGNSEGEEKGEEEEFGPIMKFDEVIKEVEARGASLPSDMLEAAKSVGIRKLLLLRYLDLQGSGGVLGFAMKSCSMLRNRMLADPSFLFKIGTEIVIDSCCATFAEIQKRGKDFWAEFELYVADLLVGVVVNVALVGMLAPYVRIGQPSASKGFFGRLLHAYGSLPSSVFEAERPGCRYSVQQRIATYFYKGVLYGSVGFACGIIGQGIANLIMTAKRSIKKSEDDIPVPPLVKSAALWGVFLAVSSNTRYQIINGMERVVEASPLAKQVPLVAMAFTVGVRFANNVYGGMQFVDWARWSGVQ; translated from the exons ATGGCGGCTTGTGCATCGAGTTTCGGATTATCAAACGGTCTGAATTTTCAAAACGAGGTCTTTATGAGGAGTTGGAAGTCGATCCTCCACAATGACGTTGGATTCAAAACATTGGTAACTTTCCATGTGCGGGTTAGGCATGTCTATGTTAAGAAACAGAGGTTTCTGGTCTGGAACTCGCAGAAATTGCCTGAAACGCAGTCGGATATCGGTAACACCAGTGTAGTTAAAAACGAAGGCGTGGAAAGTGTAGTAGGGAATGATGTTAAGATTTTGGAGAAGGGAAATGAGTTAGAAACTGATGCTGGTGGCGATGGAGGGGATAGTTTTGATGGTAGTGGAGGAAATGGGAAATATCCCAGTGGTGGAAGTGGAGGTGGCAGTGGTAGTGGTAGTGGTGGCAATAGTGAAGGAGAAGAGAAAGGTGAAGAAGAAGAGTTTGGACCCATTATGAAGTTTGATGAGGTTATTAAAGAGGTGGAGGCTAGAGGAGCAAGTCTCCCATCTGATATGTTAGAGGCCGCCAAGAGTGTGGGGATTCGCAAATTGCTTCTACTAAGATATTTGGATTTGCAG GGGTCTGGGGGGGTTTTGGGTTTTGCAATGAAGTCATGCTCAATGCTCCGAAACAGAATGTTGGCTGATCCATCTTTCCTCTTCAAAATTGGAACAGAG ATAGTTATTGATTCTTGCTGTGCCACATTTGCCGAAATTCAAAAGAGGGGTAAAGACTTTTGGGCAGAGTTTGAACTGTATGTTGCAGACCTTTTGGTTGGTGTGGTGGTAAACGTTGCTTTGGTTGGCATGTTAGCACCTTATGTACGTATTGGACAACCATCTGCATCTAAAGGGTTCTTTGGACGGCTATTACATGCTTATGGATCTCTTCCTAGTAG TGTCTTTGAGGCCGAAAGGCCTGGATGTAGATACTCTGTACAACAGAGAATTGCAACATACTTTTACAAG GGAGTCCTATATGGATCTGTTGGCTTTGCATGTGGTATCATTGGCCAAGGAATAGCAAATCTCATAATGACTGCCAAGCG GAGCATAAAGAAATCAGAAGATGACATACCTGTACCGCCTCTTGTGAAAAGTGCAGCTCTTTGGG GTGTTTTTCTTGCAGTTTCTTCCAACACAAGGTACCAAATCATTAATGGGATGGAACGTGTAGTAGAAGCATCACCCTTAGCAAAGCAGGTTCCGCTTGTTGCAATGGCTTTCACAGTCGGTGTGCGATTCGCCAACAACGTTTACGGTGGAATGCAGTTTGTGGATTGGGCTAGATGGAGTGGGGTTCAATAA